A region of Pyxidicoccus parkwaysis DNA encodes the following proteins:
- a CDS encoding DUSAM domain-containing protein — translation MSKEIDWDPFRALAQRVLRHGAPLELTDDVRTLLSRTAREVAISDAESALKTNAGALELLSECSRRIQDGSWRLMRALNQMYRHQKTGDFDSARQEMRNVLAVEVVPLYREIAQEQLDDMADEP, via the coding sequence ATGAGCAAGGAAATCGATTGGGATCCTTTCCGCGCGCTGGCTCAGCGAGTACTCCGCCACGGAGCACCACTCGAACTCACTGACGACGTGCGAACTCTGCTCTCACGCACAGCGCGGGAGGTCGCCATCAGCGACGCGGAGTCCGCCTTGAAAACCAACGCGGGAGCGCTCGAACTGCTGAGTGAGTGCTCACGCCGCATCCAAGATGGTTCATGGCGACTCATGCGCGCACTGAACCAGATGTACCGCCATCAGAAGACCGGCGACTTCGACAGCGCCCGCCAGGAGATGCGCAACGTACTAGCCGTCGAAGTCGTTCCCCTTTACCGAGAGATTGCGCAGGAGCAGTTGGACGACATGGCCGACGAGCCATGA
- a CDS encoding tetratricopeptide repeat protein: protein MGCIDESLFMKLLLGELSPEQRTEVDTHLDTCAACRQLVAQGLRAQSPDEPGSDRELLSPADPGGRPRETRLEKGTAVGRYLVLSLLGEGGMGVVYRAYDPELDRRVALKLLRVGALGLEAERGRAHLLREAQAMARVSHPNVVPVYDVGTFGPHVFLAMELVDAQTLGEWLKSSPRPPRQVLSLFLDAGRGLAAAHAAGVVHGDFKPENLLVGSDGRVHVTDFGLAHLGTTPGGGRPLLPGALPSLSADLTMRSAVGGTPAYMPPEQLCDGATSSPSGDQFAFCVTLHEALYGVRPFEGTSLATLSAEVRAGRVRLPPAGTHVPPWLRRVLLRGLSVRPDERFPSMEALLAALQRDPAVRWRRGLAVAGGVALLATAVALTHQLTAHHARACDGAAELSPLWNAERQGAIEAAFLATGRPYASGAWQRVRRELDAYTAAWATTRTAACEATRVRGEQSEEVLAWRMRCLDSRLADVSALTRLLSQADSSMVDEAHRAVKSLAPLSSCSEALAPGGDSTPEDASTRERRSALRETLAQARALETTGRYKDGVALLEPVAKAARDAKDRREGAEAFLLLGELKEGAGDWKGAEAALFEAVDAAEATRQDAVAARAWTLLVRVSTVGLDAFELASRWRHRAAAAIDRLGSGNELLRANLLTYAGTLLVKQARYDEAVASQEEALALVERAFGADGLEAADVHQELGDTRREQGRPTEARAHLERAVALTRQALGPEHPEVARMQLALVPVLRMQGEHAAAEALARGALESMERTLGPEHPRVYDALNDLATSIQVQGRQGEALPLYERALAIATKTDGPDSLGVAVILGNMGWALHNSGMPEEARARFQQALAIKEKLLGPQSPGLAPMIRAIGGTYARQKRPVEALPWFERAASLQLAQKDDANSEWATALIDLGSGYYRAGRPADAIAPLEQVLAGKEGAVVLPDHRALTHLLLARARWDAGRDRGRAVKLALEARRLSTELGASARDILAATNKWLAEHERGVH, encoded by the coding sequence ATGGGCTGCATCGACGAGTCCCTGTTCATGAAGCTGCTGCTGGGCGAGCTGTCGCCCGAGCAGAGAACAGAGGTGGATACTCACCTCGACACGTGCGCCGCGTGCCGGCAACTGGTGGCCCAGGGACTGCGCGCCCAGAGTCCGGATGAGCCCGGCTCGGACCGCGAGCTGCTCTCGCCAGCGGACCCCGGTGGCCGTCCCCGCGAGACACGGCTGGAGAAGGGCACCGCGGTGGGCCGCTACCTCGTGCTGTCCCTGCTCGGCGAGGGCGGCATGGGCGTCGTCTACCGCGCGTATGACCCGGAGCTGGACCGGCGCGTGGCCCTCAAGCTGCTGCGCGTGGGCGCGCTCGGACTGGAGGCGGAACGCGGCCGTGCACACCTGCTGCGCGAAGCGCAGGCCATGGCCCGCGTCTCCCACCCGAACGTCGTGCCCGTCTACGACGTGGGCACCTTCGGCCCGCACGTCTTCCTCGCCATGGAGCTGGTGGATGCGCAGACGCTCGGCGAGTGGCTGAAGTCCTCGCCACGTCCTCCGCGTCAGGTGCTGTCGCTCTTCCTCGATGCGGGCCGGGGCCTCGCGGCCGCGCACGCGGCGGGCGTGGTGCACGGTGACTTCAAGCCAGAGAACCTCCTCGTCGGCAGCGACGGGCGCGTGCACGTCACCGACTTCGGGCTCGCGCACCTGGGCACCACGCCCGGAGGAGGACGTCCCCTGCTGCCGGGCGCGCTCCCCTCGCTCTCGGCGGACCTCACCATGCGCTCGGCCGTGGGCGGCACTCCCGCTTACATGCCGCCGGAGCAGCTCTGCGACGGTGCCACCTCGAGCCCGAGCGGCGACCAGTTCGCCTTCTGCGTGACGCTCCACGAGGCGCTCTACGGCGTGCGCCCCTTCGAAGGCACTTCGCTGGCCACCCTCTCCGCGGAGGTACGCGCGGGGCGCGTGCGGCTGCCTCCCGCCGGCACCCACGTTCCACCGTGGCTGCGGCGCGTGCTGCTGCGCGGCCTGTCCGTCCGTCCCGACGAGCGCTTCCCGTCGATGGAGGCCCTGCTCGCCGCGCTCCAAAGAGACCCGGCCGTGCGCTGGCGCCGGGGCCTCGCGGTGGCCGGAGGCGTGGCGCTGCTCGCCACCGCCGTGGCCCTCACCCATCAGCTGACTGCGCACCACGCTCGCGCCTGCGATGGAGCCGCGGAGCTGTCCCCGCTGTGGAACGCGGAGCGACAGGGCGCGATTGAGGCCGCCTTCCTCGCCACCGGCCGCCCCTACGCATCCGGCGCGTGGCAGCGCGTGAGGCGCGAGCTGGACGCCTATACCGCCGCCTGGGCAACGACGCGCACCGCCGCATGTGAAGCCACCCGCGTGCGCGGCGAGCAGTCCGAGGAGGTGCTGGCGTGGCGCATGCGCTGCCTCGACAGCCGGCTCGCGGATGTATCCGCGCTCACGCGGCTGCTCTCCCAGGCGGACTCGAGCATGGTGGACGAAGCGCACCGCGCGGTGAAGTCACTGGCCCCGCTGTCGAGCTGCTCGGAGGCGCTGGCGCCCGGCGGTGACTCCACGCCCGAGGACGCAAGTACACGCGAGCGACGGAGCGCGCTGCGCGAGACGCTGGCACAGGCCCGCGCGCTCGAGACGACGGGGCGCTACAAGGACGGCGTGGCGCTGCTGGAGCCGGTAGCGAAGGCGGCACGCGACGCGAAGGACCGGCGCGAGGGCGCGGAGGCGTTCCTGCTGCTCGGCGAGCTGAAGGAAGGCGCCGGGGACTGGAAGGGCGCGGAGGCCGCGCTGTTCGAGGCGGTGGATGCGGCCGAGGCCACGCGCCAGGACGCGGTGGCCGCGCGCGCATGGACGCTGCTGGTGCGCGTGTCCACCGTGGGGCTGGACGCGTTCGAGCTCGCCTCGCGCTGGAGGCACCGCGCGGCCGCCGCCATCGACCGGCTCGGCAGTGGCAATGAATTGCTGCGCGCGAACCTCCTGACATACGCGGGCACGCTGCTCGTCAAACAGGCCCGCTACGACGAGGCCGTGGCCTCGCAGGAGGAGGCGCTGGCGCTGGTGGAGCGCGCCTTCGGTGCGGACGGGCTGGAGGCCGCGGACGTGCATCAGGAGCTGGGCGACACGCGCCGGGAGCAGGGGCGCCCCACGGAGGCCCGTGCACACCTGGAGCGCGCGGTGGCGCTGACGCGGCAGGCGCTCGGCCCGGAGCACCCGGAGGTGGCGCGGATGCAGCTCGCGCTGGTGCCCGTGCTGCGCATGCAGGGCGAGCACGCGGCGGCCGAGGCCCTCGCGCGAGGCGCGCTGGAGTCCATGGAGCGCACCCTGGGCCCCGAGCACCCTCGCGTCTACGACGCGCTCAACGACCTGGCCACGAGCATCCAGGTGCAGGGACGACAGGGGGAAGCGCTGCCGCTCTATGAGCGCGCCCTGGCCATCGCCACGAAGACGGATGGGCCGGACAGCCTCGGCGTGGCGGTCATCCTGGGGAACATGGGCTGGGCCCTGCACAACTCCGGCATGCCCGAGGAGGCGCGTGCCCGCTTCCAGCAGGCGCTCGCCATCAAGGAGAAGCTGCTCGGCCCCCAGAGCCCGGGACTGGCGCCGATGATTCGGGCCATCGGCGGCACGTACGCCCGGCAGAAGCGCCCGGTGGAGGCGCTGCCCTGGTTCGAGCGGGCCGCCAGCCTCCAGCTCGCGCAGAAGGACGACGCGAACAGCGAGTGGGCCACCGCGCTCATCGACCTGGGCAGCGGCTACTACAGGGCCGGCCGGCCCGCGGACGCCATCGCTCCACTGGAGCAGGTGCTGGCCGGCAAGGAGGGCGCCGTCGTCCTCCCGGACCACCGTGCCCTCACCCACCTCCTGCTGGCCCGCGCGCGCTGGGACGCGGGCCGTGACAGGGGGCGCGCCGTGAAGCTCGCCCTCGAGGCACGGCGCCTGTCCACCGAGCTGGGTGCTTCCGCGCGGGACATCCTCGCGGCGACGAACAAGTGGCTCGCCGAGCACGAGCGCGGCGTGCACTGA
- a CDS encoding serine hydrolase, with translation MANEAKDPTRLKQLLEQGIRSYLGTDKQIGVSAALSVGGARAFMTSGLADRETKNPVRDDTLFIIGSVQKTFTNTLAAARIVEGKMTLEDQVTRFLPGEVGKEGSVIRQVTPANLGTMTAAMPGANVPGQPAHALYMGQPPTPQLLDFWKTFNPERHIGTSYLYSNVSEVTQGFTTVGAAGIKYMDLFEQDVRGPLGMRSTVVDVNGISPERIAQGYTAAGKKVAFRGVGFNSTASDMLSFLEGNLFRVQSMPLLTYRAMSLAHQPRFQIAPGLSIGMAWYTHEVGQGASVVSKAGGNAGFLAWIGFMPRFQAALVLLTNGHLSTSKAADAGSAPKTLPATGRDILLEAVGIDSASLATFEDPDGGIQPDSEA, from the coding sequence ATGGCGAACGAGGCGAAGGACCCCACGCGGCTGAAGCAGCTCCTCGAGCAGGGCATCCGTTCCTACCTGGGAACCGATAAGCAGATTGGCGTGTCGGCGGCGCTCTCCGTGGGCGGCGCTCGCGCCTTCATGACGTCGGGGCTGGCGGACCGGGAGACGAAGAACCCGGTGCGCGACGACACGTTGTTCATCATCGGCTCCGTGCAGAAGACGTTCACCAACACGCTGGCCGCCGCGCGCATCGTCGAGGGGAAGATGACCCTGGAGGACCAGGTGACGCGCTTCCTTCCGGGGGAAGTGGGGAAGGAGGGGAGCGTCATCCGGCAGGTGACTCCTGCCAATCTCGGGACGATGACGGCCGCCATGCCGGGGGCCAACGTGCCGGGCCAGCCCGCGCATGCGCTCTACATGGGCCAGCCGCCCACGCCGCAGCTCCTGGACTTCTGGAAGACGTTCAACCCCGAGCGGCACATCGGCACGAGCTACCTCTACTCGAATGTGAGTGAGGTGACGCAGGGCTTCACCACCGTCGGCGCCGCCGGCATCAAGTACATGGACCTGTTCGAGCAGGACGTCAGGGGGCCGCTCGGGATGCGCAGCACGGTGGTGGACGTGAATGGCATCTCACCGGAGCGCATCGCCCAGGGCTACACGGCGGCGGGCAAGAAGGTGGCCTTCCGGGGCGTGGGCTTCAACTCCACCGCGAGCGACATGCTGAGCTTCCTGGAGGGCAACCTCTTCCGCGTGCAGAGCATGCCGCTGCTGACCTACCGGGCGATGAGCCTCGCGCACCAGCCGCGCTTCCAGATTGCGCCCGGGCTCTCCATCGGCATGGCCTGGTACACGCATGAGGTGGGGCAGGGCGCGAGCGTGGTGAGCAAGGCCGGCGGCAACGCGGGCTTCCTCGCGTGGATTGGCTTCATGCCCAGATTCCAGGCCGCGTTGGTGTTGCTCACCAACGGACACCTCTCCACCTCGAAGGCGGCGGACGCGGGCAGCGCGCCGAAGACGCTGCCCGCGACGGGGCGGGACATCCTGCTCGAGGCCGTCGGCATCGACAGCGCGTCGCTCGCGACGTTCGAGGACCCGGACGGAGGCATCCAGCCCGACTCCGAGGCGTGA
- a CDS encoding AAA family ATPase: MDLKLPLVVTPLGGRLVQAWVPAFWPRLSRVGPSLSMLRDELALAVMEHFEKEQAAHVAAYQYPPHLSLRHVKVDSDTKDRKKNKRVVLQGRMAVLLEKWPRDDFWVVTPVRLPEARFALNSPDALPQALARRLTAWCLERDQDTLAEEAWCTGRERLDMLEVDAYAPTILPRTPPKRLAPSRRRKPKDKDGKKDEPAPETPEQREARRNRRRLSLVELRAVARNLSHGARDGGLERCYGREALVREVVDTLEGREGAAIVLVGPPGSGKTALVHEVVGRLTAKQDAAGTRRDVWRVDGNQFIAGMMYVGQWEARARGVVQELVEVGDLLYVDDLASLVYAGRTRNERTNVAQFIEPHLARGELTVLAESTPERFERVREEAPTFASLFRVVHVPALDARTTLPALLGTLRELEAESRTGAVRLSPLALETLLDLQQRFVAHEAFPGKAVRLLRRVVSRPGTEENGLRRFTQEDVTAAMREQTGLPDFVLGSAPPKPREALERELAAQVAGQPEAVSAVVDAILTLQRSLQPPDKPLATYLFVGPTGVGKTETAKALARTLFGSEGRLVRFDMSEFVSASSITRLLGMPGAPDGELTTALRTQPFCVVLFDEVEKAHPRIFDALLQFLGEGRLTDGAGRTVDARQSVVVLTSNLGVREAAARTGFARTAESAEAHYLSSVRAFFRPEFFNRLDRVVPFRPLTPAALRVVVEHALESLLSRRGIRRGNVLVEVEPALLDLLVEQAYDPRYGARPLKRALERRLTVPLAHHLVRRGGEDLARVELFRRADDMGLSVELMVREPAWAPEPDPANWTLGEVSRVLEETAARLEVLSARQATRTGTRAEHPEAMELVERLERLAAEAVDIRENELAERDFMELEEPVSKEAASGYDAYWPRNPGRGGLRPRPGWSSVPIPVSPEERLRRCRPRVVALRDEVEWLAHQLACRERGPDVRAVVLEGLGDAPVSALEAMVRALPQSLGRVSVFEERVEPDGRIGWGAPGSQRPAGVRVRRIAVSLSAFGLAEVLAPLEGYALVETVARLAPVRVELLEGDAGLLDDVAKTVAARDAVRAVEREARRAGTGQEQGPSRVVVEGNESGLVHLASRRTPSEALAWAGRVLRRAAREEG; the protein is encoded by the coding sequence ATGGACCTCAAGCTACCCCTGGTGGTGACGCCCCTCGGTGGCCGGCTGGTGCAGGCCTGGGTGCCCGCCTTCTGGCCCCGGCTGAGCCGCGTGGGCCCCAGCCTCTCCATGCTGCGGGACGAACTGGCGCTCGCCGTCATGGAGCACTTCGAGAAGGAGCAGGCGGCCCACGTGGCGGCCTACCAGTACCCGCCGCACCTGAGCCTGCGCCACGTGAAGGTGGACTCGGACACGAAGGACCGGAAGAAGAACAAGCGCGTCGTCCTCCAGGGCCGCATGGCCGTGCTGCTGGAGAAGTGGCCGCGCGACGACTTCTGGGTGGTGACGCCCGTCCGGCTACCCGAGGCCCGCTTCGCGCTCAACTCCCCGGATGCGCTGCCCCAGGCGCTCGCGCGAAGGCTGACGGCGTGGTGCCTGGAGCGCGACCAGGACACCCTGGCGGAGGAGGCGTGGTGCACCGGCCGCGAGCGGCTCGACATGCTGGAGGTGGATGCCTACGCGCCCACCATCCTCCCTCGCACGCCGCCCAAGCGCCTCGCCCCGTCGCGCCGCCGCAAGCCCAAGGACAAGGACGGCAAGAAGGACGAGCCCGCGCCGGAGACGCCCGAGCAGCGCGAGGCCCGGCGCAACCGCCGCCGCCTCTCGCTGGTGGAGTTGCGCGCGGTGGCCCGCAACCTGAGCCACGGCGCGCGCGACGGTGGGCTGGAGCGCTGCTACGGCCGCGAGGCGCTGGTGCGCGAGGTGGTGGACACGCTGGAGGGACGTGAGGGCGCGGCCATCGTGCTGGTGGGGCCGCCCGGCTCCGGCAAGACGGCGCTGGTGCACGAGGTGGTCGGCCGCCTCACGGCGAAGCAGGACGCCGCCGGCACACGGCGCGACGTGTGGCGCGTGGACGGCAACCAGTTCATCGCGGGGATGATGTACGTGGGCCAGTGGGAGGCCCGCGCGCGCGGCGTGGTGCAGGAGCTGGTGGAGGTGGGCGATTTGCTCTACGTGGACGACCTCGCCTCGCTCGTCTACGCGGGGCGCACGCGGAATGAGCGCACCAACGTGGCGCAGTTCATCGAGCCGCACCTCGCGCGCGGCGAACTGACGGTGCTGGCCGAGTCCACGCCGGAGCGCTTCGAGCGCGTGCGCGAGGAGGCCCCTACCTTCGCCTCGCTGTTCCGCGTGGTGCACGTGCCCGCGCTGGACGCTCGCACCACGCTGCCCGCGCTGCTGGGCACGCTGCGCGAGTTGGAGGCCGAGAGCCGCACCGGCGCGGTGCGCCTGTCCCCGCTGGCGCTGGAGACGCTGCTCGACTTGCAGCAGCGCTTCGTCGCGCACGAGGCCTTCCCGGGCAAGGCGGTGCGCCTGCTGCGCCGGGTGGTGTCGCGGCCCGGCACCGAGGAGAACGGCCTGCGCCGCTTCACGCAGGAGGACGTCACCGCCGCCATGCGTGAGCAGACGGGCCTGCCGGACTTCGTGCTGGGCAGCGCGCCGCCGAAGCCGCGCGAGGCGCTGGAGCGCGAATTGGCGGCGCAGGTGGCCGGACAGCCGGAGGCGGTGTCCGCGGTGGTGGACGCCATCCTCACGCTGCAGCGCTCGTTGCAGCCGCCGGACAAGCCGCTGGCCACGTACCTCTTCGTGGGCCCCACCGGTGTCGGCAAGACGGAGACGGCCAAGGCGCTGGCGCGCACCCTCTTCGGCAGCGAGGGGCGGCTGGTGCGCTTCGACATGTCCGAGTTCGTGTCCGCGTCCAGCATCACCCGGCTGCTCGGCATGCCGGGCGCGCCGGATGGAGAGTTGACCACCGCGCTGCGCACCCAGCCCTTCTGCGTGGTGCTCTTCGACGAGGTGGAGAAGGCGCACCCACGCATCTTCGATGCCCTGCTCCAGTTCCTCGGCGAGGGGCGGCTGACGGATGGCGCCGGCCGCACGGTGGACGCGCGGCAGTCGGTGGTGGTGCTGACGTCCAACCTGGGCGTGCGCGAGGCCGCGGCCCGCACCGGCTTCGCTCGCACGGCGGAGAGCGCGGAGGCGCACTACCTCTCCTCGGTGCGCGCCTTCTTCCGTCCGGAGTTCTTCAACCGGTTGGACAGGGTGGTGCCCTTCCGCCCGCTGACGCCCGCCGCGCTGCGCGTGGTGGTGGAGCACGCGCTGGAGTCGCTGCTGTCGCGCCGGGGCATCCGCCGGGGCAACGTGCTGGTGGAGGTGGAGCCCGCGCTGTTGGACCTGCTGGTGGAGCAGGCCTATGACCCGCGCTACGGCGCGAGGCCCCTCAAGCGCGCGCTGGAGCGGCGCCTCACGGTGCCCCTGGCCCACCACCTCGTGCGCCGCGGTGGCGAGGACCTCGCCCGGGTGGAGTTGTTCCGCCGCGCCGATGACATGGGCCTGTCCGTGGAGCTGATGGTCCGTGAGCCCGCGTGGGCACCGGAGCCGGACCCGGCCAACTGGACGCTCGGCGAGGTGTCCCGCGTGCTGGAGGAGACAGCGGCGCGGCTGGAGGTGTTGTCCGCCCGCCAGGCCACGCGGACTGGCACCCGAGCTGAACACCCCGAGGCGATGGAGTTGGTGGAGCGGCTGGAGCGCCTCGCGGCGGAGGCGGTGGACATCCGCGAGAACGAACTGGCGGAGCGCGACTTCATGGAGCTGGAGGAGCCGGTGTCCAAGGAAGCCGCGAGCGGCTACGACGCCTACTGGCCGCGCAACCCCGGACGGGGCGGTCTGAGACCCCGGCCGGGCTGGTCCTCCGTGCCCATTCCGGTGTCGCCCGAGGAGCGGCTGCGCCGTTGCCGTCCCCGCGTCGTGGCCCTGCGAGATGAAGTGGAGTGGTTGGCGCACCAGCTCGCGTGCAGGGAGCGTGGCCCGGACGTGCGGGCTGTCGTTCTCGAAGGGCTGGGCGATGCGCCGGTGTCCGCGCTGGAGGCGATGGTGCGCGCGCTGCCGCAGTCATTGGGGCGCGTGTCGGTGTTCGAGGAGCGCGTGGAGCCGGATGGCCGCATCGGCTGGGGCGCGCCCGGCTCGCAGCGTCCCGCGGGCGTGCGGGTGCGGCGCATCGCCGTGAGCCTGTCGGCCTTCGGGCTCGCGGAGGTGCTGGCGCCGCTGGAGGGCTACGCGCTGGTGGAGACAGTGGCGCGGCTGGCGCCCGTGCGCGTGGAGTTGCTGGAGGGCGACGCGGGGCTGCTGGACGACGTGGCGAAGACGGTGGCCGCGCGCGACGCGGTACGCGCGGTGGAGCGTGAGGCGCGACGGGCCGGCACGGGGCAGGAGCAGGGCCCGAGCCGCGTGGTGGTGGAGGGCAACGAGAGCGGGCTGGTGCACCTCGCGAGCCGGCGCACGCCGTCCGAGGCGCTGGCCTGGGCGGGGCGCGTGCTGCGGCGGGCCGCGCGCGAGGAGGGCTGA
- a CDS encoding AAA family ATPase, which yields MDKNFHIFVRNYPGLGVAAHVLTHPHLASFAANLNTARLDLAEVVGRLLRRGELWEETTHWEDLRQRRMALTVRAMQHGRLLSVPLRLTVVTHGGRTGSRAASRADAKKGPLRVWVPRVGVEGTLQDAADLEPYVEELVRHELYLAPLERLHGLAYVGEESVETLAVPARVKQTVKARAVEEDTKQPKRKPPPPGLAEATRCLNEEARAGLLERAWERDSEVARLAEAVISGTRASVLLVGPPSVGKTALLHELVLRAEAATAGNPLQGLEVYSTSGGRIMAGMRYLGQWQERVQRMVEALRVRRAVLHLDSLSELLSMGGGDTGLDVARHLLPSLESGEVALVLEATPEDVARAERTHGAFLQALRHFSVAPLASEAARSALQQASQRVARARKVRFTPESLDRAAELTERFGDGPPPSGAVALLRSASTQPSAAGEVDAAAVTRAFCTRTGYPRELVDTSVRLDPEALLRRFRERIVGQDEATLLLRNLIVTLKTGLADPSRPLGAFLLLGPTGVGKTESALALAEYLFGDTARLARFDMAEYAVPGSAARLVGDVGGQQGGLARRVREQPFGVVLLDEVEKADGGVHDLLLQVLGEGRLTDGTGRTVSFRNTVVLLTSNLGADSAGRSLGFGGGSVRDLEQHYLGAATAFFRPELLNRLDQVVPYRPLTPEVIRALARRTLEAALAREGLTRRNVKVSFGDDVVEYLARTGFDARYGARPLKRAVEQHVVAPLAQWLAAHASALPPRVMMRVGADGRVTLD from the coding sequence ATGGACAAGAACTTCCACATCTTCGTCCGCAACTACCCGGGACTCGGTGTCGCGGCCCATGTGCTGACACACCCGCACCTGGCCTCGTTCGCGGCGAACCTGAACACCGCGCGGCTCGACCTGGCGGAGGTGGTGGGCCGCCTGCTGCGCCGTGGCGAGCTCTGGGAGGAGACGACGCACTGGGAGGACCTGCGCCAGCGGCGCATGGCCCTCACCGTGCGAGCCATGCAGCACGGACGGCTGCTCTCCGTGCCCCTGCGCCTGACGGTGGTGACGCATGGCGGGCGCACGGGCTCGCGCGCCGCGAGCAGGGCGGATGCGAAGAAGGGGCCGCTGCGCGTCTGGGTGCCACGCGTGGGCGTGGAGGGCACGTTGCAGGACGCGGCGGACCTGGAGCCCTACGTCGAGGAGCTGGTCCGCCACGAGCTGTACCTCGCGCCGCTGGAGCGCCTGCACGGGCTGGCGTACGTGGGCGAGGAGTCGGTAGAGACGCTGGCGGTGCCCGCGCGCGTGAAGCAGACGGTGAAGGCCCGCGCCGTGGAGGAGGACACGAAGCAGCCGAAGCGCAAGCCACCTCCCCCGGGGCTCGCGGAGGCCACCCGCTGCCTCAACGAGGAGGCCCGTGCCGGGCTGCTGGAGCGGGCGTGGGAGCGCGACTCGGAGGTGGCCCGGCTCGCCGAGGCCGTCATCTCGGGCACCCGCGCGAGCGTGCTGCTGGTGGGGCCGCCTTCGGTAGGCAAGACGGCGCTGCTGCACGAGCTGGTGCTGCGCGCGGAGGCCGCGACGGCCGGGAACCCACTGCAGGGCCTGGAGGTGTACAGCACGTCCGGTGGCCGCATCATGGCGGGCATGCGCTACCTGGGGCAGTGGCAGGAGCGCGTGCAGCGCATGGTGGAGGCGCTGCGCGTGCGCCGCGCGGTGCTGCACCTGGACAGCCTGTCGGAGCTGCTCTCGATGGGCGGCGGCGACACGGGCCTGGACGTGGCGCGACACCTGCTGCCCTCGCTGGAGAGCGGCGAGGTGGCGCTGGTGCTGGAGGCGACGCCGGAGGACGTGGCCCGCGCGGAGCGGACGCATGGGGCCTTCCTCCAGGCGCTGCGGCACTTCTCGGTGGCGCCGCTGGCTTCCGAGGCCGCGCGCTCCGCGCTCCAGCAGGCGTCGCAGCGGGTGGCCCGCGCTCGCAAGGTGCGCTTCACGCCGGAGTCGTTGGACCGCGCCGCCGAGCTCACGGAGCGCTTCGGAGATGGACCGCCGCCGAGTGGCGCGGTGGCCCTGCTGCGCTCGGCGAGCACGCAGCCGTCCGCCGCCGGTGAGGTGGACGCGGCGGCGGTGACGCGGGCCTTCTGCACGCGCACGGGCTACCCGCGCGAGCTGGTGGACACATCCGTGCGCCTGGACCCGGAGGCGCTGTTGCGGCGCTTCCGTGAGCGCATCGTCGGACAGGACGAAGCGACGCTGCTGTTGCGCAACCTCATCGTCACGTTGAAGACGGGGCTGGCGGACCCGTCCCGTCCGCTGGGTGCGTTCCTGCTGCTGGGCCCCACGGGCGTGGGCAAGACGGAGTCGGCGCTGGCGCTGGCGGAGTACCTTTTCGGAGACACGGCCCGGCTGGCGCGCTTCGACATGGCGGAGTACGCGGTGCCGGGCAGCGCCGCGCGACTGGTGGGCGACGTGGGCGGACAGCAGGGCGGCCTCGCGCGACGCGTGCGTGAGCAGCCCTTCGGCGTGGTGCTGCTGGACGAGGTGGAGAAGGCGGACGGCGGAGTGCACGACCTGCTGTTGCAGGTGCTGGGCGAGGGACGCCTCACGGACGGCACGGGCCGCACCGTGAGCTTCCGCAACACGGTGGTGCTGCTCACCAGCAACCTGGGTGCGGACAGCGCGGGGCGCTCGCTCGGCTTCGGCGGGGGCAGCGTGCGAGATTTGGAGCAGCACTACCTGGGCGCGGCGACGGCGTTCTTCCGGCCGGAGCTGTTGAACCGGCTGGACCAGGTGGTGCCCTACCGGCCCCTCACGCCGGAGGTCATCCGCGCACTGGCCCGCCGCACGCTGGAGGCGGCACTGGCGCGCGAGGGCCTCACGCGCAGGAATGTGAAGGTGTCCTTCGGCGACGACGTGGTGGAGTACCTGGCGCGCACCGGCTTCGATGCGCGCTATGGGGCACGGCCGCTGAAGCGCGCGGTGGAGCAGCACGTGGTGGCGCCGCTGGCACAGTGGCTCGCGGCGCACGCGAGCGCCCTGCCCCCGCGGGTGATGATGCGGGTGGGCGCGGACGGACGGGTGACGCTCGACTGA